The DNA sequence ACGGCACCGCCGGGACGCGATGACGCGGGCACCCCAATTCGGCACCGGCCCGCGGCTGGTCCCGCGACCGCTCCGACGGCCGGTCCCGCTGCCGCGCCGGCGGCCAGCCCCACTGCCGCTCCGACGGTCGATGTCACGGCCGCCCCCACGGCCGGTCCAACGACCGCTCCAGCGGCCGATTTCACGACCGCTCCCACGGCCGGTCCCGGACCCGGTACCGGGTCCGCATCACCTCACCCCCGTGGTCGCTGCCTCCGCGTCGATCTCTTCCTCCGGGGCGTAGGGCAGGTAACGCGACACGGCGAGCGCGTGGTCGACGACGTCCGGTGTGCCGCCGGGGTTCAGTGCGCCGAGCAGGCTCGGTGCGGCGAGCCCCGGCAGGAAGCCCTGCCAGAACCCCGTGAAGGCCAGCCGGGTCCGGTCGCCCTCGCCCCCCTTTATCAGTACTCCTATGCCGGTCGTCGCGGCGACGATCGCACAGGTCAGGGCCGGCAGCTGGACCTGCGCGGCGACCCCGCCCTCCTGGCGCGCGCGGTCCAGCAGCCGCTGCACGCAGGCGTGCCACGCGTGGATGAACTGCTCCCGCCCCTTGCGGGACCGGTCGTTGTCCAAACGCAGCCCGGCCCGCGACACCACGTCCCAGGACAGCAACTGGCTCAGGGTGTGCGAGATGTCGGTGAGGGCCTGCAGCGGCTCGGAGTTCTTCTCGTACGCGAGGCGCGCGGCGCGCCACAGGATGCCGCGCGCCTCGTTCACGACCGCCTGGGCCAGGTCCTCCTTGTTCGCGAAGTGGAAGTGCAGCGCGCCCGTGCTCATGTTGGCCCGCGCGCTGATGTCGGAGAGCCTGGCCGAGGCGTAGTCCTCGCGGTCGAAGACGTCTGCCGCCGACTTCAGCATGAGCCGGCGGGTGCGGATCGCCCTCTCCTGTTGTAGTCCCACCTGCCTGAATCCTTTCATCCCGCAGTCCAGGAAACGGACTTGAAGGTTTGTTTGTGGGGTGCGGATGTCCGACTGACGGGAGCGTCGGTCCGGCTGCGGCTCTTGTTTCTATCGACACACTGTCAGTACTGCCCAGAAGATCACACTTTCCCACCTCATGACCAGGGCGAGGGAGAAGTGGAAGCAGGGAATCAGCCAGCCGAGAACATCCCGGACGGTCTACCACTGCCCTCAGGGGATGCGCAATGCATCGGGCGAGGCTGCCCCAGGCACTCGATCCACGTTGATCTACGGGCGAGTGGGCCCGGTGGTTGAGACCCAGAACAAACCGCAGCCGCCGTCAGTGATTGCTTTCCGATGACCTGGGGGCGAATTTTGACCACTTCCAAGATCCAGAATTACGAGCCCGGTTACGTCTCGCGGCGGAATTGATCCTTCATGTCCTGCCAACTCCGGCAAAAGTGGCATCAGTTGTCACAGACGGTGAGTTTACCGAGTTTTTTTTTGACAAACCGAGAGGTAGGTTTTTAGGCTCGACAAGCCAAGGCGCTCGAGCGGGAACTACATGTTCAGGGGGAGAGCAGTGAGCCAACGCGCAACGAGCAGCACTCTGGAGTTTCGAAAGCCCATTACCTCGCAGATCCGGAAGCCGTCGACCAACTGGCGGGTCCTGGTGGTCGAGAACAACACCGGCGACATGGAGGCCCTCGCCGCCGGACTGCGGCGGCACGGCCACCAGGTAGAGGGGGTCGGCACGGGCAACGCGGCTCTGCAGGCCTACCAGGTGTCGGACATCGTTCTGCTGGATCTCGAACTACCCGACCTGGACGGTCTGGAGGTGTGCCGCTCCATCCGTTCCCTGAGCGACGTCCCACTGATAGCCGTCACGGGGTGGGGGACGGAACTGGACCGTGTCCTCGGTCTCCAGGCCGGCGCGGACGACTACCTCGTCAAGCCCTACGGCTTCCGGGAACTGATGGCCCGGATGGATGCCGTCATGCGTCGCTCGCGTCCGCAGGTGCAGATCGAGCAGGTCGTCTCACGCGGGCCGTTGCGCATCGACGCCGCCTCGCGCGAGGTGAGCCTGCACGGCCAGGTCGTGGAGGTCACCCGCAAGGAGTTCGATCTGCTCTATCTGCTCGCCTCCCACCCGGAGACGGTGATCTCGCGCAAGCGCATCATGCAGCAGGTCTGGGGTGGGTCCTGGTCCCGTCGCACCGTGGACACCCATGTCAGCAGCCTACGAGGCAAGTTGGGGGGCAGCGACTGGATCGTCACCGTACGCGGAGTGGGGTTCCGCTTCGGTAGTGGCTGATCTCGCACCCGGCGCGATGTCACCACATCGCCGCCGACTTCGAAAAGGGCGGGCTCCGGACGGGGAGCCCGCCCTTTCGCATGCCCTGGCCTTTTCCTGTGCAGGTCGACGGTTCTGCCGCCCTCAGCGGTTCGACGGGGCTTCTGACAATTCCCTGACACTTGCCTGGCGCTGCGCCAACAAAGCCGTATCCCCGCTGAGGATCTGGTCCGAAGGCTTAATGGGCGGCTGTTGAAAGCGCCGAGGTCAGGCACCGAGTATGGACAGGTATTCAGCGCCTGCCCGGGAGGGGAATTACCCCGGCCGCGCTTGATCATCCCAGAATTCCTGCCGATTGAGGAGGGGGCCAGTCGTGCGCAAGGTGCTCATCGCCAACCGTGGCGAAATCGCTGTCCGCGTGGCCCGGGCCTGCCGGGACGCCGGGATCGCGAGCGTGGCCGTCTACGCGGATCCGGACCGCGACGCATCGCATGTCCGCGCTGCGGATGAGGCGTTCGCCCTGGGCGGTGACACCCCGGCAAGCAGCTATCTGGACATCGAGAAGGTCCTCAAGGCCGCACGCGAGTCCGGCGCGGACGCCATCCACCCGGGCTACGGCTTCCTGTCGGAGAACGCCGAGTTCGCCCAGGCCGTCCTGGACGCCGGCCTGATCTGGATCGGCCCGCCGCCGCAGGCCATCCGCGACCTCGGTGACAAGGTCGCCGCCCGGCACATCGCCCAGCGCGCCGGCGCCCCGCTCGTCGCGGGCACCCCCGACCCGGTCTCCGGCGCCGACGAGGTCGTCGCCTTCGCCGAGGAACACGGCCTGCCGATCGCGATCAAGGCCGCCTTCGGCGGCGGCGGACGCGGCCTGAAGGTCGCCCGCACGCTGGAGGAAGTGCCCGAGCTCTACGACTCCGCGGTCCGTGAGGCGGTGGCGGCGTTCGGGCGCGGGGAGTGCTTCGTGGAGCGGTACCTCGACAAGCCCCGGCACGTCGAGACGCAGTGCCTGGCCGACCAGCACGGCAACGTCGTGGTCGTGTCCACGCGTGACTGCTCGCTGCAGCGCCGCCACCAGAAGCTGGTGGAGGAGGCTCCCGCCCCGTTCCTCTCCGAGGAGCAGGTCGCCCAGTTGTACGGGGCGTCGAAGGCGATCCTTCGCGAGGCGGGGTATGTCGGTGCCGGCACCGTGGAGTTCCTGGTCGGGGCCGACGGCACGATTTCGTTCCTGGAGGTCAACACCCGCCTCCAGGTCGAGCACCCGGTCACCGAGGAGGTCACCGGCATCGACCTCGTGCGTGAGATGTTCCGCATCGCCGACGGCGAGGAACTCGGCTACGACGACCCCGTCATCCGTGGCCATTCGCTGGAGTTCCGCATCAACGGCGAGGATCCCGGCAGGGGCTTCCTCCCGGCGCCGGGCACGGTCACCACGTTCGCCCCGCCGACCGGCCCCGGCGTCCGCCTGGACGCCGGCGTCGAGTCGGGCAGCGTGATCGGCCCGGCGTGGGACTCCCTGCTCGCCAAGCTGATCGTCACCGGCGCCACCCGTCAGCAGGCGCTCCAGCGCGCCGCCCGCGCCCTCGCCGAGTTCCAGGTCGAGGGCATGGCCACCGCGATCCCGTTCCACCGCGCGGTCGTCAAGGACCCGGCCTTCGCGCCGGAACTGACCGGCTCCAGCGACCCGTTCACGGTCCACACCCGCTGGATCGAGACCGAGTTCGTCAACGAGATCAAGCCCTTCGCCACCACCGTCGCCACCGACACCGAGAACGAACCCGGTCGCGACACCGTGGTGGTCGAAGTGGGCGGCCGGCGCCTGGAGGTCTCCCTGCCGGCTTCCCTCGGCATGACCCTGGCCCGCACCGGGCTGGCCGCCGGTGCCAGGCCGAAGCGGCGGGCGGCACGCAACTCCGGCCCCGCCGCCTCCGGCGACACCCTCGCCTCCCCGATGCAGGGCACCGTCGTCAAGGTCGCCGTCGAGGAAGGCCAGGAGGTCAAGGAAGGCGACCTCATCGTCGTACTCGAAGCGATGAAGATGGAACAGCCGCTCAACGCCCACAAGTCCGGCACCATCAAGGACCTGTCCGCCGTCGTCGGCACCTCCCTCACCTCCGGCGCAGCCATCTGCGAGATCAAGGACTGAGGAAGTCCCAGGGAGGTGTGACCAGATGTACTCCGATACGTATTCCGAGAAGTATTCCAAGACGTACTCCGGGGCGTACTCCGGGGCGTACTCCGGAACCTATTCCGAGACCTTTTCCAGGACGGGTTCCGAGCCGTACGACGGGCGCAACGCGCCCGCGCCCCAGGCGCCCGCCTGGCTCCTGGCCGGCGAGGACGACGAGAACGACAGCGACCATCCGCACATCTGCCGGGGCATCGACTGACGGGAATCGACTTCCCATTCCGTGTTCCGTGCCCCCTTTCCCACGCACCATTTCCAAGGAGAGAGCTCATGCACAGCACCTTGATCGTGGCTCGGATGGAACCGGGCTCAGCGGTCGATGTCGCCAAGTTGTTCGGCGCGTTCGACGAGACCGAGATGCCCCATCTGATGGGTACGCGACGCCGCCAGCTCTTCCACTACCGAGGTCTCTACTTCCACTTGCAGGACTTCGACGCGGACAACGGTGGCGAGCTGATCGAGAAGGCCAAGTCCGACGAGCGTTTCGTGCGGATCAGTGAGGACCTGAAGCCCCACATAGAGGCCTACGACCCGGCCACCTGGCGTTCCCCCGCCGACGCCATGGCCACGCGCTTCTACAACTGGGAGGCCTCCCGATGAGCGGCCGTCGGGACAGTCCCGCGCGGGTCGTCATCACCGGGATCGAGGTCCTCGCGCCCGGAGGCGTCGGCAAGGACAGCTTCTGGAACTTGCTCAGCGAGGGCCGCACCGCGACGCGCGGGATCACCTTCTTCGACCCGAGCCCGTTCCGCTCGCAGGTCGCCGCGGAGATGGACTTCGACCCGGACCGGCACGGGCTCACCCCGCAGGAGGTCCGCCGGATGGACCGGGCCGCGCAGTTCGCGGTGGTCGCGGCGCGCGGCGCGGTGGCCGACAGCGGGATCGACCTCGCCGCCCACGAACCGCACCGGGTGGGCGTCACCATCGGCAGCGCGGTCGGCGCCACGATGGGGCTGGACGAGGAGTACCGGATCGTCAGTGACGGCGGCCGGCTGCACCTGGTCGACCACGAGTACGCCGTACCGCACCTCTACAACTACTTCGTCCCGAGCTCCTTCTCGGCCGAGGTCGCCTGGACAGTGGGCGCGGAGGGCCCCAACACCGTGGTGTCCACCGGCTGCACCTCCGGCATCGACTCCGTCGGCTATGCCGTCGAGCTGATCCGTGAGGGCTCGGCCGACGTGATGATCGCCGGTTCGTCCGACGCGCCGATCTCGCCGATCACCATGGCCTGCTTCGACGCCATCAAGGCGACGACCCCGCGCCGGGAGGACCCCGAGCAGGCCTCGCGGCCGTTCGACGGCACCCGCAACGGGTTCGTGCTCGGCGAGGGCTGTGCGGTGTTCGTCCTGGAGGAGCTGGAGAGCGCGCGGCGGCGCGGGGCGCACATCTACGCCGAGATCGCCGGCTACGCCACCCGCAGCAACGCGTACCACATGACCGGTCTGCGGCCGGACGGCGCGGAGATGGCCGAGGCGATCACGGTGGCGCTGGACGAGGCCCGTATGAACGTGGACCAGATCGACTACATCAACGCCCACGGCTCCGGCACCAAGCAGAACGACCGGCACGAGACGGCCGCCTTCAAGAAGAGCCTCGGCGAGCACGCCTACCGCACTCCCGTGAGCTCCATCAAGTCGATGGTGGGGCACTCGCTCGGCGCGATCGGGTCGATCGAGATCGCCGCGTCCGCGCTGGCGATGGAGCACCACGTGGTGCCGCCCACGGCGAACCTGCACACCCCCGACCCGGAGTGCGACCTCGACTACGTGCCGCTCACCGCCCGCGAGCAGCTGACCGACGCGGTGCTGTCGGTGGGCAGTGGGTTCGGCGGCTTCCAGAGCGCGATGGTGCTCGCCCGTCCCGAGAGGAGCATGGCATGAACGCGGTCGTGGTGACGGGCCTCGGTGTCACGGCCCCCAACGGCCTGGGAGTTCAGGACTACTGGGCGGCGACGCTCGCCGGGAAGAGCGGCATCGGGCGGATCACCCGCTTCGACCCGTCGAGCTACCCGGCGCGGCTGGCCGGTGAGATCCCCGGCTTCGCGGCCGAGGAGCACCTGCCGAGCCGGCTGCTGCCGCAGACCGACCGGATGACCCGGCTGGCACTGGTCGCCGCCGACTGGGCGCTCGCGGACGCGGGGATACGGCCGCAGGACCTGCCCGGGTTCGACATGGGCGTGGTCACGGCGAGCTCGTCGGGCGGCTTCGAGTTCGGCCAGGGTGAGCTGCAGGCGCTGTGGAGCCGGGGCAGCCAGTACGTCAGCGCGTACCAGTCGTTCGCCTGGTTCTACGCGGTCAACAGCGGCCAGATCTCCATCCGGCACGGCATGAAGGGCCCCAGCAGCGTCGTAGTCAGCGACCAGGCCGGCGGGCTGGACGCGGTGGCGCAGGCACGCCGCCAGATCCGTAAGGGCACGCCGATCGTGGTCTCCGGCGCCGTGGACGCCTCCATCTGCCCGTGGGGCTGGGTCGCCCAGCTCGCCGCGCAGCGACTGACCACGCGCGACGAGCCCAGCCAGGCGTATCTGCCCTTCGACGGGGCCGCCGACGGGTATGTGCCGGGCGAGGGCGGTGCGCTGCTCGTCATGGAGTCCGAGGAGTCGGCGCGGTCGCGCGGTGCGCGGATCTACGGCGAGATCGCCGGGTACGCCGCGACGTTCGACCCCGCACCGGGCGCCGAACGCCCGCCGGCCCTGCGCCGCGCGATCGAACTCGCCCTGGACGACGCAGATGTGCGGGCCGACCAGGTGGACGTGGTCTTCGCCGACGCGGCGGCCGACCCCGAGCTCGACCGCATCGAGACCGAGGCGATCACGGCGGTCTTCGGCCCCCGCTCCGTCCCGGTCACCGCCCCCAAGACGATGACGGGCCGCCTCTACTCGGGCGCGGCCCCCCTGGACCTGGCCACCGCCTTCCTCGCCATCCGCGACGGCATCATCCCTCCGACCGTCCACGTGACCCCGTCCCCCGACCACCCCCTCGACCTGGTAATCGACCGCCCACGCGAGACCACACTACGAACGGCCCTGATCCTGGCCCGGGGGTATGGGGGGTTCAACTCGGCGGCGGTGGTGCGGGGGGTGGCCTGAGGGCCCGCCGCCGATCGGGGCCCGGGGCGAGCTGACATCTGGCCAGCGGCCAGCGGCCAGCGGCCCACAGCCCACGGCCCACAGCCAGTGGCCTCCCGCCAACAGGCCACTGGTCCCCGGTCGACAGGCCACTGACCTCCGGTCAACCGACCTCCGACGAACAGGCCACTGACCGCCCGCCCACCAACCGCCCGCCCACCACCAGCCACCGACCACCAGGCCGGGCCACCAACACCACTACCAACCCGTACCCGAAAGGAACCCCACGTGGAACCGCAGCAGTTCACCCTCGACGACCTCAAGCGCATCCTCATCGAGGGCGCCGGCGCCGAGGAGAGTGTCGATCTCGACGGCGACATCCTCGACGCGGACTTCGAGCACCTCGGCTACGAGTCGCTGGCGCTGCTCGAGACCGGCGGCCGGATCGAGAGG is a window from the Streptomyces sp. NBC_00299 genome containing:
- a CDS encoding acetyl/propionyl/methylcrotonyl-CoA carboxylase subunit alpha; translated protein: MRKVLIANRGEIAVRVARACRDAGIASVAVYADPDRDASHVRAADEAFALGGDTPASSYLDIEKVLKAARESGADAIHPGYGFLSENAEFAQAVLDAGLIWIGPPPQAIRDLGDKVAARHIAQRAGAPLVAGTPDPVSGADEVVAFAEEHGLPIAIKAAFGGGGRGLKVARTLEEVPELYDSAVREAVAAFGRGECFVERYLDKPRHVETQCLADQHGNVVVVSTRDCSLQRRHQKLVEEAPAPFLSEEQVAQLYGASKAILREAGYVGAGTVEFLVGADGTISFLEVNTRLQVEHPVTEEVTGIDLVREMFRIADGEELGYDDPVIRGHSLEFRINGEDPGRGFLPAPGTVTTFAPPTGPGVRLDAGVESGSVIGPAWDSLLAKLIVTGATRQQALQRAARALAEFQVEGMATAIPFHRAVVKDPAFAPELTGSSDPFTVHTRWIETEFVNEIKPFATTVATDTENEPGRDTVVVEVGGRRLEVSLPASLGMTLARTGLAAGARPKRRAARNSGPAASGDTLASPMQGTVVKVAVEEGQEVKEGDLIVVLEAMKMEQPLNAHKSGTIKDLSAVVGTSLTSGAAICEIKD
- a CDS encoding ScbR family autoregulator-binding transcription factor, producing the protein MGLQQERAIRTRRLMLKSAADVFDREDYASARLSDISARANMSTGALHFHFANKEDLAQAVVNEARGILWRAARLAYEKNSEPLQALTDISHTLSQLLSWDVVSRAGLRLDNDRSRKGREQFIHAWHACVQRLLDRARQEGGVAAQVQLPALTCAIVAATTGIGVLIKGGEGDRTRLAFTGFWQGFLPGLAAPSLLGALNPGGTPDVVDHALAVSRYLPYAPEEEIDAEAATTGVR
- a CDS encoding TcmI family type II polyketide cyclase, with the translated sequence MHSTLIVARMEPGSAVDVAKLFGAFDETEMPHLMGTRRRQLFHYRGLYFHLQDFDADNGGELIEKAKSDERFVRISEDLKPHIEAYDPATWRSPADAMATRFYNWEASR
- a CDS encoding beta-ketoacyl-[acyl-carrier-protein] synthase family protein; the encoded protein is MSGRRDSPARVVITGIEVLAPGGVGKDSFWNLLSEGRTATRGITFFDPSPFRSQVAAEMDFDPDRHGLTPQEVRRMDRAAQFAVVAARGAVADSGIDLAAHEPHRVGVTIGSAVGATMGLDEEYRIVSDGGRLHLVDHEYAVPHLYNYFVPSSFSAEVAWTVGAEGPNTVVSTGCTSGIDSVGYAVELIREGSADVMIAGSSDAPISPITMACFDAIKATTPRREDPEQASRPFDGTRNGFVLGEGCAVFVLEELESARRRGAHIYAEIAGYATRSNAYHMTGLRPDGAEMAEAITVALDEARMNVDQIDYINAHGSGTKQNDRHETAAFKKSLGEHAYRTPVSSIKSMVGHSLGAIGSIEIAASALAMEHHVVPPTANLHTPDPECDLDYVPLTAREQLTDAVLSVGSGFGGFQSAMVLARPERSMA
- a CDS encoding response regulator transcription factor is translated as MFRGRAVSQRATSSTLEFRKPITSQIRKPSTNWRVLVVENNTGDMEALAAGLRRHGHQVEGVGTGNAALQAYQVSDIVLLDLELPDLDGLEVCRSIRSLSDVPLIAVTGWGTELDRVLGLQAGADDYLVKPYGFRELMARMDAVMRRSRPQVQIEQVVSRGPLRIDAASREVSLHGQVVEVTRKEFDLLYLLASHPETVISRKRIMQQVWGGSWSRRTVDTHVSSLRGKLGGSDWIVTVRGVGFRFGSG
- a CDS encoding ketosynthase chain-length factor, with product MNAVVVTGLGVTAPNGLGVQDYWAATLAGKSGIGRITRFDPSSYPARLAGEIPGFAAEEHLPSRLLPQTDRMTRLALVAADWALADAGIRPQDLPGFDMGVVTASSSGGFEFGQGELQALWSRGSQYVSAYQSFAWFYAVNSGQISIRHGMKGPSSVVVSDQAGGLDAVAQARRQIRKGTPIVVSGAVDASICPWGWVAQLAAQRLTTRDEPSQAYLPFDGAADGYVPGEGGALLVMESEESARSRGARIYGEIAGYAATFDPAPGAERPPALRRAIELALDDADVRADQVDVVFADAAADPELDRIETEAITAVFGPRSVPVTAPKTMTGRLYSGAAPLDLATAFLAIRDGIIPPTVHVTPSPDHPLDLVIDRPRETTLRTALILARGYGGFNSAAVVRGVA
- a CDS encoding acyl carrier protein, with translation MEPQQFTLDDLKRILIEGAGAEESVDLDGDILDADFEHLGYESLALLETGGRIEREYGIVLDDDVLSESNTPRALIDAVNTQLGGGTQAAA